Proteins from a genomic interval of Plasmodium malariae genome assembly, contig: PmUG01_00_9, whole genome shotgun sequence:
- the PmUG01_00024600 gene encoding Plasmodium exported protein, unknown function — MEKKIKLPFFIKIFSYIILSLIYHFYHDMSNFNKYLDGEYNTEVTLNKRTHRLLAKSKQKKGYITTGIVKNIPSINEYEKMCATNNAKAQKVKNKKTPQCPLNNTVGYEQTKKTKASVYNRGNSYFEKRVLDKIYYKNKVRYFTNSDLLFLKNDIKVNKSIISAATSFFLIIGVIGGISYIFNLENVEFNFTLDWNNGMIILCSIFVLIGIIVMICLYREIVKYGKLKQIKSKMHNTEYPSL; from the exons atggaaaaaaaaattaagttacccttttttattaagattttttcgtatatcattttaagtttgatatatcatttttatcatgATATG agtaactttaataaatatttggatGGGGAATACAATACTGAAGTAACGCTAAATAAAAGAACTCATCGATTGCTGGCAAAAAGTaagcaaaaaaaaggttATATTACTACAGGTATAGTGAAAAATATACCATCTATCAATGAATACGAAAAAATGTGTGCAACTAATAATGCAAAAGcacaaaaagtaaaaaataaaaaaacaccTCAATGTCCATTAAATAATACAGTAGGCTATGAACAGACTAAGAAAACTAAAGCTTCAGTATACAATAGAGgaaattcatattttgaaaaaagagtgttagacaaaatatattataaaaataaagttaggTATTTTACTAATTCtgatttattgtttttaaaaaatgatataaaagtaaataaaagtattatCAGTGCTGCGACTAgcttctttttaataattggAGTAATAGGAggtatttcatatatatttaatcttGAAAATGtagaatttaattttactttagATTGGAATAATGGaatgattatattatgttCGATATTTGTGCTTATAGGTATTATAGTAATGATATGTTTGTACAGAGAAATTGTAAAGTAtggaaaattaaaacaaataaagaGTAAGATGCATAATACTGAATATCCTTCTTTATGA
- the PmUG01_00024500 gene encoding fam-m protein encodes MEQEIKSLIFLKIATLILLTWISNFICFDSTFNKLLDEKYNHCRIFSGRTYRLLESCVQNEYSNITGLNEEVTNNGKFLTKDIYNNEKDVKVIKKPFSRSSLNKTGFYAEVIDYDNAMFDGKHLHYEKKWIEKKNYDNFVKRDRKVRYMALLKLKYKGYGLIIALFFFFLLFGIGLPTIQYTGFFKTIGKFWKETLGFPGIEHWEDAIYDTFSQEIINNFFLISYVISIVLLVAVIVILVPKIFINNEKYKKLKLRKEHYG; translated from the exons ATGGAACAAGAAATTAAGtcacttatatttttaaaaattgctACTTTAATCCTTTTAACTTGGATAAGTAATTTTATCTGTTTTGAc agtacgtttaataaattactagatgaaaaatataatcacTGTAGAATATTTTCTGGGAGAACATATCGATTACTAGAAAGTTGTGTACAAAACGAGTATTCAAATATCACAGGTTTAAATGAAGAGGTAACCAACAATGGAAAGTTTCTCacaaaagatatatataataatgaaaaagatgtCAAAGTAATAAAGAAACCATTCAGTAGAAGTTCGTTAAATAAGACAGGATTCTATGCAGAAGTGATAGATTATGATAATGCAatgtttgatggaaaacatttacattatgaaaaaaaatggatcgaaaaaaaaaattatgataattttgttaaaaggGACAGGAAAGTTAGATATATGGCCTTACTAAAATTAAAGTATAAAGGATATGGATTAAttattgctttattttttttttttctattgttTGGAATAGGATTGCCAACAATACAGTATACAGGGTTTTTCAAAACTATAGGAAAATTTTGGAAAGAAACTTTAGGTTTTCCAGGTATAGAACATTGGGAAGATGCAATATATGACACATTTTCtcaagaaataataaataatttttttctaatatccTATGTGATTTCTATAGTTCTGCTAGTTGCAGTAATTGTAATATTGGTTcctaaaatattcataaataatgaaaaatataagaaactTAAGTTGAGGAAGGAGCATTATGGgtga
- the PmUG01_00024700 gene encoding PIR protein: MENEVDLGLSLPSVLNYNNLNRKISYLSDTICGKLDEDLRDYEDIFGFCVNIKGVIEKFNELSFYGEFTNERCIVVKLWMYDRLFNLRIKDNKVNDINNIINKVKEMFNDNDPVKECKLFDSLYLKEDFYKMKSLYDYATNYKTIKGYLNDNSYICNKNLKDYINKNDELYINGKQKCEAPDTGNMEYCRVFEYFKEPYLNKNLPLSCKVKHEVAEVSEQEQYMTIEGEGPSAASGMLSQSNAERTEFIAVRRHPQTSILTTEDKKNAVPFSGVIMAVIFPLLGIFIFFILYKFTPFKSRLNTHLFKKKIIEDYEDEEYIQEHLNESYHTNGNHIRYHPL, from the exons atggaaaatgaa GTTGATCTAGGACTTTCTCTTCCTTCTGTacttaattataataatttaaataggAAAATATCCTATTTGTCCGATACTATATGTGGTAAATTAGATGAAGATTTGAGGGATTACGAAGATATTTTCGGTTTTTGTGTGAATATTAAAGGAGTTATCGAGAAGTTTAATGAATTGTCATTTTATGGAGAATTCACAAATGAGCGTTGCATAGTTGTGAAATTGTGGATGTATGAtcgtttatttaatttacgTATTAAAGATAATAAAGTTAATGACatcaataatattattaataaggTAAAAGAAATGTTTAACGATAATGATCCAGTTAAAGAATGCAAATTATTTGattctttatatttgaaggaagatttttataaaatgaaaagtttGTATGATTATGCTACAAATTATAAGACGATTAAAGGATACCTTAATGATAATAGTTATATATgcaataaaaatttgaaagattatattaataaaaatgatgaattatatattaatgggAAACAAAAATGTGAAGCACCTGATACTGGTAATATGGAATATTGTAGagtatttgaatattttaaagagccgtatttaaataaaaatttacccCTATCTTGTAAAGTAAAACACGAAGTAGCTGAGGTTAGTGAACAAGAACAATATATGACAATTGAAGGAGAAGGACCATCTGCAGCCTCGGGTATGTTAAGCCAAAGCAATGCAGAAAGAACTGAATTTATTGCAGTAAGAAGACATCCACAAACTTCTATATTAACTActgaagataaaaaaaatgctgtTCCGTTTTCCGGTGTTATAATGGCAGTTATTTTTCCACTTCTcggaatttttatatttttcattttgtataaa TTTACTCCATTTAAATCAAGGTTAAATACtcatttattcaaaaaaaaaataattgaggATTACGAAGATGAAGAATATATACAAGAACATTTGAATGAAAGTTATCACACAAACGGAAATCATATACGCTATCATCCTTTATGA